The window ATATAGCGATTAACTACTCCCCTATTGTCCCAGAGAATAAAATTATTGTGTTAATTAATGAGGTCAAAGCGGGTGAGTATGATATTTATTTTCACGGTTATCGTTTATTAACCCAGACTGAAGAGTTAGGCCACCTTGGAATTGAACTAACGCAATATACCGATGAATATGGTGCAACAAGTCTTTGGCTTTCCGAGTCAGATAAAGAAAATATCGAGCAGTTAGGGTTATATGTTCGCGATGATATTGCTGAAGTTATTGATTGTGTCAGTACCTTAATGCTGCGACATATTAATGAATTTTTCGGTATTCAAGAAACTAAAAATTTACTGGATGATCTTGACAGAAAATACCCTGAATTACTGAAAGAATGTTATCGCCACGCGACGGTGCAAAAAGTGACAGAAGTTTTCCAACGTTTACTAATGGAAAAAATCTCGGTACGCAATATGAAACTAATTATTGAAACCTTAGTGCAGTGGGTGCCCAAAGAAAAAGATAGTCTGATGTTGGTTGAGCATATTCGTAGCGGCATGGCACGTTATATTTCAGCAAGATTTGCAGTGGAAGGTCGCTTAAATGTATTGATGATTAATTCAGCTATCGAAGACACTATTCGTCAAGGTATTCGCCAATCCTCGGGGGGAGTGTATTTACATCTTGAGCCAGAGACCAGTAATCAGTTGATCCAAGCTGCGGAATTAGCATTAGAAAACAGTTATTTATCTGTAAGGGACGTGAATGTGTTGGTTCCTGTGGATATTCGTCGTTTTGTGAAAAAAATCTTAGAAGGCCGTTTCCCTGAATTGGAAGTGCTGTCCTTTAATGAGGTTTCAGAAACGGTGAAAGTTAACGTAATTAAAACCATCTAATTAATAGAGATAAACCAAAGAGGGAGTTAAAAATGAAATATCGTTTTATCGAAACATTAAATAAATATTTAAATAGCATGGGACGTAGTGATTTAATTAATTCACAATTAGATTGTCATTCAAATATTCAACTAGAGATGAATGACTCTCCTGCAATTAATATTGATCTGTCAACGGATGATATTATTATTTGGTGCAATTTAACACACTGTAATTATAGCCGATTAGATTCTGTGAGTGGTTTGTTATTAAAATCTATTATTGAATATCCACCACGTAATTTTCAACCTGGTCAACCTGCTTTAAATTTAGTTGATGATATGTTGATTATCTCTGCGGTATTAAAACAATCCGCACTAGAGGATATATCCCTTTTCTCGGATAGTTTTGAGGAATTTTTCGAACGTGCTAATGAATTACGTGAACAATTATCCGCTTAAATGATGAAATTTTTTGATCTCTGCGCACACCCTACGTGCATTCATGGATGCTTAATCGAAGCACCACTAAAGGGCGTCTTTATTGGCGAAATTTGTTTTCTTGAACGGTCAATTTCAAACCCTGAAATTATTGCGAAAGCGCAAGTCGTTGGCTTTAAGGAGGGGTTAACGGTATTAAGTTTAATTGGGCGTACACAAGGTTTGACCCGTGAAGTGGTTATTCGACCGAGTGGCTATCCATTTGTATTTCCAGTGGGGGAGCATCTGGCCGGAAAAATCTTTGACGCATCAGGTGAGCAAGCGGGTTTATTGACCGACAGTATTGCAGAAGTGACAAATTTAGAGAGTCGCTTACAACGCATTGATAATAAACCCGTTAGTGTGACGCAAAGACGACCGATCAGCGAACCTATGTTTACTGGTGTACGTGCAATTGATGGCTTATTGACCTGTGGATTAGGGCAACGGGTGGGTATTTTTGCGGCGGCAGGGAGCGGAAAAACGTCACTCATGAATATGATCATTAACCATGCCCATGCGGATATCCATGTTGTGGCTTTAATTGGTGAGCGTGGGCGAGAAGTTATTGAATTTATAGAAGAACTAAAATCTTCTCCTCATGCGGCACAAACGATCCTTGTGTATGCCACATCCGATAGCCCGCCAATAGAACGGTGTAACGCGGCATTATTAGCGACCACTATTGCGGAATATTATCGCGATAACGGTCGTCATGTTTTGTTATATATCGACTCGATGACGCGCTATGCAAGGGCCTTGCGTGATGTGGCGTTAGCGACAGGTGAGTTACCCGCAAGACGAGGCTATCCTGCTTCTGTGTTCGAACAACTTCCCTTGTTATTAGAGCGGCCCGGCCGTCTTCAACAAGGTTCAATCACCGCTTTTTATACGGTATTGCTTGAAAGTGAAGATGAGTCTGACCCGATAGGCGATGAGATTCGTTCCATACTTGATGGGCATATTTATCTTA of the Providencia rettgeri genome contains:
- the sctN gene encoding type III secretion system ATPase SctN; protein product: MKFFDLCAHPTCIHGCLIEAPLKGVFIGEICFLERSISNPEIIAKAQVVGFKEGLTVLSLIGRTQGLTREVVIRPSGYPFVFPVGEHLAGKIFDASGEQAGLLTDSIAEVTNLESRLQRIDNKPVSVTQRRPISEPMFTGVRAIDGLLTCGLGQRVGIFAAAGSGKTSLMNMIINHAHADIHVVALIGERGREVIEFIEELKSSPHAAQTILVYATSDSPPIERCNAALLATTIAEYYRDNGRHVLLYIDSMTRYARALRDVALATGELPARRGYPASVFEQLPLLLERPGRLQQGSITAFYTVLLESEDESDPIGDEIRSILDGHIYLSHTLAGRGHYPAIDILRSISRVFPKVTSSEHGKAATEVREMLGKLEQLQLYLDLGEYREGENKDNDRALNKQADIEMFLRQGMAQPSNFGDMLKQLTQLTS
- a CDS encoding type III secretion system protein, translating into MKYRFIETLNKYLNSMGRSDLINSQLDCHSNIQLEMNDSPAINIDLSTDDIIIWCNLTHCNYSRLDSVSGLLLKSIIEYPPRNFQPGQPALNLVDDMLIISAVLKQSALEDISLFSDSFEEFFERANELREQLSA